From the Manihot esculenta cultivar AM560-2 chromosome 3, M.esculenta_v8, whole genome shotgun sequence genome, one window contains:
- the LOC110621581 gene encoding AP2/ERF and B3 domain-containing transcription factor At1g50680: protein MDLLEDASSSMLCNAKMNPTTAETSDSFNSHYYCRIRPAKRPRLELNNSNIFAAKFKGVVPQHNGHWGAQIYAKHQRIWLGTFKSEKEAAMAYDSAAIKIRSGDSHRNLPWTERNIQEPDFQSQYTTEAVLNMIRDGSYQPKFADFLRKQTRRQEAAAETSLSLNNNTNQTRVHGGDHGKFSFIQLFQKELTPSDVGKLNRLVIPKKFAVKYFPYISGNMENDKEHGLGHGLEDVELVFYDRLMKSWKFRYCYWRSSQSFVFTRGWNRFVKEKNLKEKDIVTFYACVSSQRIQEGQQFCLIDISYGNGQSCSTVVDAPCQIEEMQKELELNLGQSIRNKLQEDHHGKEKRFRSGLEFMNSNKGKGLRLFGVQID, encoded by the coding sequence ATGGATCTATTAGAAGATGCATCATCAAGCATGCTTTGTAATGCCAAGATGAATCCTACGACTGCAGAAACTTCAGATTCATTCAACAGCCATTATTATTGTCGGATTCGCCCAGCAAAACGTCCGAGGCTAGAGCTTAACAACAGCAACATTTTTGCAGCCAAATTCAAAGGAGTTGTGCCTCAGCATAATGGGCATTGGGGTGCACAGATATATGCAAAGCATCAGAGAATTTGGCTGGGGACTTTTAAGTCTGAGAAAGAAGCAGCAATGGCGTATGATAGTGCAGCAATCAAGATTCGCAGTGGAGATTCACATAGAAATTTACCATGGACTGAAAGGAACATTCAAGAACCTGACTTCCAATCCCAATACACCACAGAAGCTGTACTCAACATGATAAGAGATGGGTCTTACCAACCAAAATTTGCTGATTTTCTCAGGAAACaaacaagaagacaagaagCTGCTGCTGAGACAAGCCTAAGCCTCAATAACAATACTAATCAAACCAGGGTTCATGGCGGTGATCATGGgaaattttctttcatacaaCTATTTCAAAAGGAACTTACACCAAGCGATGTCGGAAAGCTTAACAGGCTTGTCATCCCCAAGAAATTTGCAGTAAAGTACTTCCCTTACATcagtggaaacatggaaaacgaTAAAGAGCATGGATTAGGACATGGGCTAGAAGATGTAGAGCTTGTTTTTTACGACAGGCTAATGAAGAGCTGGAAATTTAGATATTGCTATTGGAGAAGCAGCCAAAGCTTTGTGTTCACAAGGGGTTGGAACAGGTTTGTGAAGGAGAAAAATTTGAAGGAGAAAGACATTGTAACATTCTATGCATGTGTTTCCTCTCAGAGAATTCAAGAAGGTCAGCAATTTTGCTTGATTGACATTAGTTATGGCAATGGCCAAAGCTGCAGCACTGTGGTTGATGCGCCTTGTCAGATTGAGGAAATGCAGAAAGAATTGGAACTCAATTTGGGGCAAAGCATTAGAAATAAATTGCAGGAAGATCATCATGGGAAAGAGAAAAGATTCAGATCAGGCTTGGAATTCATGAACAGTAACAAAGGAAAAGGTTTGAGACTTTTTGGCGTGCAGATTGACTGA
- the LOC110619934 gene encoding uncharacterized protein LOC110619934 isoform X2 — translation MYMLTMFLFSFLLRKCHKGRNLISTWLQLIYKEKIGASNMFSRGWKEFAKSKKLAIGDVLVFLRGESGDLLVGLKKLMKQDTDCKLPVISSENMCIGVLAGAHSAINYGTRFSFIYKPRPKKCEFMVDVNKYLKAQNYNLSIGTRFSMKFEAEEVMEQSFTGSIVGFHDNASSRWAGSEWRYIKVQWDKPSTFFPERVSPWELELSSNSQMSQRSKRAQPNNTVDFTQYVPCQRRKTDRQLKESCSHVYEKESNYGVEGKDYVDASEANKEGEIQVSESDIVSLQKSSDPAETNICDDIECLFRESDYIDACEFPWAESPPSLHHEAIALPSTEFENLPLAARTPTSSLGVLHSECAFLPSCKTNGILPTECENSLRLLPQVASTSHGDMTETSYMHCFKRDFHGFQVWHHLIPYLGWFSVKMGDFWNDARIQRADTVSSVLNGLGEALCLKDRNWESLNRDELEKLINGINDSLIAGFKLDCLKPIALKAEGVLKAREQCDSLQSRRSSLESQLRELDSERQNVVGELQNVRQGLRSLTEGFVYESML, via the exons ATGTACATGTTAACcatgtttttgttttctttccttCTCAGGAAATGTCACAAGGG GAGGAACCTCATCAGTACTTGGTTGCAACTGATCTACAAGGAAAAGATTGGCGCTTCAAACATGTTTTCAAgg GGGTGGAAGGAATTTGCCAAGTCAAAAAAACTAGCAATAGGTGATGTGTTAGTCTTCTTAAG GGGAGAATCAGGAGACCTTCTGGTTGGATTAAAGAAGCTTATGAAGCAAGACACAGATTGCAAACTTCCTGTTATATCTTCAGAAAACATGTGTATTGGTGTTCTGGCTGGTGCTCATTCGGCCATTAACTATGGAACTAGATTTTCTTTCATCTACAAGCCTAG GCCAAAAAAGTGCGAGTTCATGGTAGATGTCAACAAGTACCTTAAAGCTCAAAATTACAACTTATCAATCGGGACAAGGTTTTCAATGAAATTTGAGGCTGAGGAAGTTATGGAACAAAG CTTCACTGGCAGTATTGTTGGTTTTCATGATAATGCATCATCAAGATGGGCTGGTTCTGAGTGGAGATATATAAAG GTTCAATGGGATAAACCTTCAACATTCTTTCCAGAAAGAGTGTCACCATGGGAATTGGAACTGAGTTCAAACTCTCAAATGAGCCAAAGGAGCAAACGAGCACAACCAAATAATACTGTTGATTTTACTCAGTACGTTCCCTGCCAAAGGCGTAAGACAGACAGACAACTTAAGGAGAGTTGTTCTCATGTTTACGAGAAAGAGTCTAACTATGGGGTTGAAGGAAAGGATTATGTTGATGCTAGCGAAGCTAACAAGGAGGGGGAGATTCAGGTGAGCGAAAGTGATATTGTTAGTTTGCAAAAAAGCAGTGATCCAGCTGAAACAAATATATGTGACGATATCGAATGTCTCTTTAGAGAGAGTGATTACATCGATGCATGTGAGTTTCCGTGGGCGGAAAGTCCACCTAGTTTGCATCATGAAGCCATAGCTCTTCCTTCCACCGAGTTTGAAAATTTGCCTCTGGCTGCTCGAACACCTACTTCTTCTCTTGGTGTTTTGCATAGTGAGTGTGCATTTCTCCCTTCATGTAAAACTAATGGTATCCTTCCAACCGAGTGTGAAAATTCATTGCGGCTGCTGCCTCAAGTTGCAAGCACATCTCATGGAGACATGACTGAAACTTCCTACATGCATTGTTTCAAAAGagattttcatggttttcaggTGTGGCACCATCTCATCCCTTACCTGGGGTGGTTCTCTGTCAAAATGGGTGACTTTTGGAATGATGCCCGGATACAAAGAGCAGATACTGTATCATCTGTGTTGAATGGACTTGGAGAGGCATTGTGTCTCAAGGATAGAAACTGGGAATCATTGAACAGAGATGAATTAGAGAAGCTAATAAATGGGATCAATGATTCTTTAATTGCTGGTTTCAAGCTGGATTGCCTGAAACCTATTGCATTAAAAGCTGAGGGAGTGTTGAAAGCAAGGGAGCAGTGTGATTCTTTGCAGAGTCGAAGGTCTTCTCTAGAATCTCAACTTCGAGAGTTAGATTCTGAACGCCAGAATGTAGTGGGTGAGCTGCAAAATGTTCGTCAAGGGCTTAGATCTCTCACTGAAGGATTTGTTTATGAGTCTATGCTTTAA
- the LOC110619934 gene encoding uncharacterized protein LOC110619934 isoform X1 codes for MYMLTMFLFSFLLRKCHKGYMVGIWRNLISTWLQLIYKEKIGASNMFSRGWKEFAKSKKLAIGDVLVFLRGESGDLLVGLKKLMKQDTDCKLPVISSENMCIGVLAGAHSAINYGTRFSFIYKPRPKKCEFMVDVNKYLKAQNYNLSIGTRFSMKFEAEEVMEQSFTGSIVGFHDNASSRWAGSEWRYIKVQWDKPSTFFPERVSPWELELSSNSQMSQRSKRAQPNNTVDFTQYVPCQRRKTDRQLKESCSHVYEKESNYGVEGKDYVDASEANKEGEIQVSESDIVSLQKSSDPAETNICDDIECLFRESDYIDACEFPWAESPPSLHHEAIALPSTEFENLPLAARTPTSSLGVLHSECAFLPSCKTNGILPTECENSLRLLPQVASTSHGDMTETSYMHCFKRDFHGFQVWHHLIPYLGWFSVKMGDFWNDARIQRADTVSSVLNGLGEALCLKDRNWESLNRDELEKLINGINDSLIAGFKLDCLKPIALKAEGVLKAREQCDSLQSRRSSLESQLRELDSERQNVVGELQNVRQGLRSLTEGFVYESML; via the exons ATGTACATGTTAACcatgtttttgttttctttccttCTCAGGAAATGTCACAAGGGGTACATGGTTGGGATTTG GAGGAACCTCATCAGTACTTGGTTGCAACTGATCTACAAGGAAAAGATTGGCGCTTCAAACATGTTTTCAAgg GGGTGGAAGGAATTTGCCAAGTCAAAAAAACTAGCAATAGGTGATGTGTTAGTCTTCTTAAG GGGAGAATCAGGAGACCTTCTGGTTGGATTAAAGAAGCTTATGAAGCAAGACACAGATTGCAAACTTCCTGTTATATCTTCAGAAAACATGTGTATTGGTGTTCTGGCTGGTGCTCATTCGGCCATTAACTATGGAACTAGATTTTCTTTCATCTACAAGCCTAG GCCAAAAAAGTGCGAGTTCATGGTAGATGTCAACAAGTACCTTAAAGCTCAAAATTACAACTTATCAATCGGGACAAGGTTTTCAATGAAATTTGAGGCTGAGGAAGTTATGGAACAAAG CTTCACTGGCAGTATTGTTGGTTTTCATGATAATGCATCATCAAGATGGGCTGGTTCTGAGTGGAGATATATAAAG GTTCAATGGGATAAACCTTCAACATTCTTTCCAGAAAGAGTGTCACCATGGGAATTGGAACTGAGTTCAAACTCTCAAATGAGCCAAAGGAGCAAACGAGCACAACCAAATAATACTGTTGATTTTACTCAGTACGTTCCCTGCCAAAGGCGTAAGACAGACAGACAACTTAAGGAGAGTTGTTCTCATGTTTACGAGAAAGAGTCTAACTATGGGGTTGAAGGAAAGGATTATGTTGATGCTAGCGAAGCTAACAAGGAGGGGGAGATTCAGGTGAGCGAAAGTGATATTGTTAGTTTGCAAAAAAGCAGTGATCCAGCTGAAACAAATATATGTGACGATATCGAATGTCTCTTTAGAGAGAGTGATTACATCGATGCATGTGAGTTTCCGTGGGCGGAAAGTCCACCTAGTTTGCATCATGAAGCCATAGCTCTTCCTTCCACCGAGTTTGAAAATTTGCCTCTGGCTGCTCGAACACCTACTTCTTCTCTTGGTGTTTTGCATAGTGAGTGTGCATTTCTCCCTTCATGTAAAACTAATGGTATCCTTCCAACCGAGTGTGAAAATTCATTGCGGCTGCTGCCTCAAGTTGCAAGCACATCTCATGGAGACATGACTGAAACTTCCTACATGCATTGTTTCAAAAGagattttcatggttttcaggTGTGGCACCATCTCATCCCTTACCTGGGGTGGTTCTCTGTCAAAATGGGTGACTTTTGGAATGATGCCCGGATACAAAGAGCAGATACTGTATCATCTGTGTTGAATGGACTTGGAGAGGCATTGTGTCTCAAGGATAGAAACTGGGAATCATTGAACAGAGATGAATTAGAGAAGCTAATAAATGGGATCAATGATTCTTTAATTGCTGGTTTCAAGCTGGATTGCCTGAAACCTATTGCATTAAAAGCTGAGGGAGTGTTGAAAGCAAGGGAGCAGTGTGATTCTTTGCAGAGTCGAAGGTCTTCTCTAGAATCTCAACTTCGAGAGTTAGATTCTGAACGCCAGAATGTAGTGGGTGAGCTGCAAAATGTTCGTCAAGGGCTTAGATCTCTCACTGAAGGATTTGTTTATGAGTCTATGCTTTAA
- the LOC110619934 gene encoding uncharacterized protein LOC110619934 isoform X3 yields the protein MKQDTDCKLPVISSENMCIGVLAGAHSAINYGTRFSFIYKPRPKKCEFMVDVNKYLKAQNYNLSIGTRFSMKFEAEEVMEQSFTGSIVGFHDNASSRWAGSEWRYIKVQWDKPSTFFPERVSPWELELSSNSQMSQRSKRAQPNNTVDFTQYVPCQRRKTDRQLKESCSHVYEKESNYGVEGKDYVDASEANKEGEIQVSESDIVSLQKSSDPAETNICDDIECLFRESDYIDACEFPWAESPPSLHHEAIALPSTEFENLPLAARTPTSSLGVLHSECAFLPSCKTNGILPTECENSLRLLPQVASTSHGDMTETSYMHCFKRDFHGFQVWHHLIPYLGWFSVKMGDFWNDARIQRADTVSSVLNGLGEALCLKDRNWESLNRDELEKLINGINDSLIAGFKLDCLKPIALKAEGVLKAREQCDSLQSRRSSLESQLRELDSERQNVVGELQNVRQGLRSLTEGFVYESML from the exons ATGAAGCAAGACACAGATTGCAAACTTCCTGTTATATCTTCAGAAAACATGTGTATTGGTGTTCTGGCTGGTGCTCATTCGGCCATTAACTATGGAACTAGATTTTCTTTCATCTACAAGCCTAG GCCAAAAAAGTGCGAGTTCATGGTAGATGTCAACAAGTACCTTAAAGCTCAAAATTACAACTTATCAATCGGGACAAGGTTTTCAATGAAATTTGAGGCTGAGGAAGTTATGGAACAAAG CTTCACTGGCAGTATTGTTGGTTTTCATGATAATGCATCATCAAGATGGGCTGGTTCTGAGTGGAGATATATAAAG GTTCAATGGGATAAACCTTCAACATTCTTTCCAGAAAGAGTGTCACCATGGGAATTGGAACTGAGTTCAAACTCTCAAATGAGCCAAAGGAGCAAACGAGCACAACCAAATAATACTGTTGATTTTACTCAGTACGTTCCCTGCCAAAGGCGTAAGACAGACAGACAACTTAAGGAGAGTTGTTCTCATGTTTACGAGAAAGAGTCTAACTATGGGGTTGAAGGAAAGGATTATGTTGATGCTAGCGAAGCTAACAAGGAGGGGGAGATTCAGGTGAGCGAAAGTGATATTGTTAGTTTGCAAAAAAGCAGTGATCCAGCTGAAACAAATATATGTGACGATATCGAATGTCTCTTTAGAGAGAGTGATTACATCGATGCATGTGAGTTTCCGTGGGCGGAAAGTCCACCTAGTTTGCATCATGAAGCCATAGCTCTTCCTTCCACCGAGTTTGAAAATTTGCCTCTGGCTGCTCGAACACCTACTTCTTCTCTTGGTGTTTTGCATAGTGAGTGTGCATTTCTCCCTTCATGTAAAACTAATGGTATCCTTCCAACCGAGTGTGAAAATTCATTGCGGCTGCTGCCTCAAGTTGCAAGCACATCTCATGGAGACATGACTGAAACTTCCTACATGCATTGTTTCAAAAGagattttcatggttttcaggTGTGGCACCATCTCATCCCTTACCTGGGGTGGTTCTCTGTCAAAATGGGTGACTTTTGGAATGATGCCCGGATACAAAGAGCAGATACTGTATCATCTGTGTTGAATGGACTTGGAGAGGCATTGTGTCTCAAGGATAGAAACTGGGAATCATTGAACAGAGATGAATTAGAGAAGCTAATAAATGGGATCAATGATTCTTTAATTGCTGGTTTCAAGCTGGATTGCCTGAAACCTATTGCATTAAAAGCTGAGGGAGTGTTGAAAGCAAGGGAGCAGTGTGATTCTTTGCAGAGTCGAAGGTCTTCTCTAGAATCTCAACTTCGAGAGTTAGATTCTGAACGCCAGAATGTAGTGGGTGAGCTGCAAAATGTTCGTCAAGGGCTTAGATCTCTCACTGAAGGATTTGTTTATGAGTCTATGCTTTAA
- the LOC110619934 gene encoding auxin response factor 1 isoform X4, which produces MNHSSAAHPHASYTDVLKKELFDTCAGVTLPYRGQRVYYFPQGHIEQLGGPMDVGKELLFELPPKILCEVNNVKYMAERETDQISVEITLFPLTAQGEVPSPNPQFLATEMSAVRSFCRTLTASDISKHGTLFINMCDAKNFLPPLEMSQGVHGWDLEEPHQYLVATDLQGKDWRFKHVFKGTPKRHLLTRVEGICQVKKTSNR; this is translated from the exons ATGAATCATTCCTCTGCAGCACACCCACATG CAAGCTATACTGATGTTCTAAAAAAGGAACTATTTGATACATGTGCCGGTGTCACCCTTCCTTATAGAGGGCAACGCGTTTATTATTTTCCACAAGGTCACATAGAACAG CTTGGAGGTCCAATGGATGTGGGGAAAGAGCTTCTGTTTGAACTTCCGCCTAAAATTCTTTGTGAAGTGAACAATGTTAAGTATATG GCTGAACGTGAAACGGACCAAATTTCTGTGGAAATAACATTGTTTCCTCTAACAGCT CAAGGAGAGGTCCCCAGCCCAAATCCTCAATTTTTGGCTACTGAAATGTCTGCAGTTCGTTCCTTTTGTAGAACACTTACTGCTTCAGACATAAGCAAACATGGTACTTTATTTATTAACATGTGTGATGCGAAGAACTTTCTACCTCCATTG GAAATGTCACAAGGGGTACATGGTTGGGATTTG GAGGAACCTCATCAGTACTTGGTTGCAACTGATCTACAAGGAAAAGATTGGCGCTTCAAACATGTTTTCAAgg GCACGCCTAAGCGACACTTACTGACACGGGTGGAAGGAATTTGCCAAGTCAAAAAAACTAGCAATAGGTGA
- the LOC110619934 gene encoding auxin response factor 1 isoform X5, producing MNHSSAAHPHASYTDVLKKELFDTCAGVTLPYRGQRVYYFPQGHIEQLGGPMDVGKELLFELPPKILCEVNNVKYMAERETDQISVEITLFPLTAQGEVPSPNPQFLATEMSAVRSFCRTLTASDISKHGTLFINMCDAKNFLPPLEMSQGEEPHQYLVATDLQGKDWRFKHVFKGTPKRHLLTRVEGICQVKKTSNR from the exons ATGAATCATTCCTCTGCAGCACACCCACATG CAAGCTATACTGATGTTCTAAAAAAGGAACTATTTGATACATGTGCCGGTGTCACCCTTCCTTATAGAGGGCAACGCGTTTATTATTTTCCACAAGGTCACATAGAACAG CTTGGAGGTCCAATGGATGTGGGGAAAGAGCTTCTGTTTGAACTTCCGCCTAAAATTCTTTGTGAAGTGAACAATGTTAAGTATATG GCTGAACGTGAAACGGACCAAATTTCTGTGGAAATAACATTGTTTCCTCTAACAGCT CAAGGAGAGGTCCCCAGCCCAAATCCTCAATTTTTGGCTACTGAAATGTCTGCAGTTCGTTCCTTTTGTAGAACACTTACTGCTTCAGACATAAGCAAACATGGTACTTTATTTATTAACATGTGTGATGCGAAGAACTTTCTACCTCCATTG GAAATGTCACAAGGG GAGGAACCTCATCAGTACTTGGTTGCAACTGATCTACAAGGAAAAGATTGGCGCTTCAAACATGTTTTCAAgg GCACGCCTAAGCGACACTTACTGACACGGGTGGAAGGAATTTGCCAAGTCAAAAAAACTAGCAATAGGTGA